A genomic region of Oryza glaberrima chromosome 1, OglaRS2, whole genome shotgun sequence contains the following coding sequences:
- the LOC127760340 gene encoding 26S proteasome non-ATPase regulatory subunit 13 homolog B-like, translating to MALQYVEAQRQARPDLADAYADLADLYQRKLWHQLTLKLDHFLQLPAAQTGDTIIQLYNNFISDFETKINLLKLAHFAVIASRQYPDKDAAISFLEGVTTKLRETRERRIDEPVLYVKMQIAAINLEKGDQKECKKLLDEGKSTLDSMTDVDPTVHASFYWISSQYHKARQEFAEFYKNALLYLAYTTVESLSESFKLDLAFDLSLAALLGDNIYNFGELLAHPIINSLIGTKVEWVYHMLQAFNTGNLALYQELCKVHNAALSAQPALVQNERKLLEKINILCLMEIIFTRPSEDRTIPLSVIAERTKLSISDVEYLLMKSLSVHLIEGIIDEVDSTVHVSWVQPRVLGIPQVKALRERLDAWVGKVHTTLLSVEAETPDLVAA from the exons ATGGCGCTGCAGTACGTGGAGGCACAGCGCCAGGCGCGCcccgacctcgccgacgcctacgccgacctcgccgacctCTACCAGCGCAAGCTCTGGCACCAGCTCACCCTCAAGCTCGACCACTTCCTCCAACTCCCCGCCGCCCAG ACTGGCGACACCATCATACAGCTCTACAACAATTTCATCTCTGACTTCGAGACGAAGATCAATCTTCTCAAACTTGCCCACTTTGCGGTCATCGCTTCACGCCAGTACCCTGACAAGGATGCCGCGATTAGTTTCCTCGAGGGGGTAACCACAAAACTGCGCGAGACGAGGGAACGGCGCATCGATGAACCCGTTCTCTATGTCAAGATGCAGATAGCTGCAATTAACCTTGAGAAGGGAGATCAAAAGGAGTGCAAGAAGCTTTTGGATGAAGGGAAATCCACCCTTGATAGCATGACTGATGTTGATCCCACAGTCCATGCTAGCTTTTATTGGATATCATCTCAGTACCATAAGGCTCGCCAAGAATTCGCTGAATTCTATAAGAATGCTCTTCTTTATCTGGCCTACACTACTGTGGAGTCGCTCTCTGAGTCATTCAAGCTG GATTTGGCATTTGATCTCTCCCTTGCAGCCTTGCTTGGTGATAACATATACAACTTTGGGGAATTATTAGCTCACCCGATT ATCAACAGTCTAATTGGAACCAAGGTGGAGTGGGTCTATCATATGTTGCAAGCATTCAACACTGGCAACCTAGCTCTCTACCAAGAACTTTGCAAGGTCCACAACGCTGCTCTTAGTGCACAGCCAGCTTTGGTGCAGAATGAACGAAAACTGCTAGAGAAGATCAACATTCTATGTCTGATGGAGATAATCTTTAC CCGGCCATCAGAAGACAGAACTATCCCATTAAGTGTTATAGCTGAGCGCACTAAGCTTTCTATCAGTGATGTGGAATATCTTCTTATGAAGAGCCTCTCG GTTCATCTTATAGAAGGGATAATTGATGAGGTGGACAGCACAGTTCACGTGTCATGGGTCCAGCCTAGAGTACTTGGAATTCCACAGGTGAAGGCCTTGCGTGAGCGGCTGGACGCATGGGTCGGAAAAGTTCACACTACACTGTTGTCAGTTGAGGCAGAGACCCCTGATCTTGTGGCTGCATAA